AGATGAAGTGGATTTTAAAAACAACACTATAAGAAACAGACTTATTTTAAAAATCATTATTTTTACAGGTATTCGCGTGAGTGAAGCTATTAATATAAAATTAAAAGATATTAGCGAAGAAAGCGATCTTTATATCATACGCATTAGAGGCAAAGGCAATAAATACCGCGTTGTGATGATTAAAAAAGATTTAATAAAAGATCTATTAGATAATGTAAAAATCAATTATCTAAGCAATGAAGCCTTGCTTTTTGTCAATAAAAAAGGCACCGCCCTAACCCAAGCTTATATCTCGCGTATAGTAGAACAAATTTTATTTAAAGCAGGAATTCGCAAGCAAAAAAATGGAGCTCATATGCTAAGACATACTTTTGCCACCCTACTTTATAAAAAACAAAAAGATTTGGTTTTGGTTCAAGAAGCATTAGGCCATGCAAGTTTAAACACTTCAAGAATTTATACTCATTTTGATAATGAAAAGCTAAAACTAGCTGCAGAAGTAGCCAAAAAACTTCACGATAGAACATAATTTTATAAAATACATGATATATCTTTATAAAAAAAGATGTATCATGTAAATAAATGATTATGCTAGTAAAATTAAGCCTGATATTGCAAATATTATAATAATCTTAGTATTTTCTAGCATTTAAAAACACACTAAGAATGATTAAAGCAAAAGCTAAAAGATCAACTAGGCTATAAAAAGTTCCTAAAAATAAAAAACTCATAAACGCAGCAGCCACAGGTTCTATACAAGCTATCATACTAGCTCTTAAAGGCCCTATTAGTTCAACTCCTTTTAAATATAAGCCAAAAGCTCCTATAGTGCCTATAAATATAATCCCACCCATAGCCAAAAATGAATTTAAAGAAAAATCATATTTTGGGATATTTCCTTGCAATAATACAAAAAGCAAAAAAGAAGCGATTAAGCTAGCTAATCCCATGATTAAAAACAAACCATATTTTAATATAATAGCCCTAGCACTTAAAGAGTAAAAAACCACCCCAAAAGCACTTGCAATAGCCCATAAAATTCCTATGATATTGAAATTTAACTGCGTGATATCACCCCCACTAAGCAATAAAAATAAAGCAAAAATAATCAAAAAAAGTGCTAAAAGCTCTATTGCTTTTGCTTTTCTTTTTTCTAAAAAACACACATATAGCATTACAATAAGCGGTGCGCTATATTGAATCATAGTAGCAGTTCCTGCATCAGTATAAAAAATAGCTTTAAAATACCCATATTGGGTTATAATCAAACCAAAAAATGCAAAAATTAAAAGTGAAGAAAATTCCTTTTTATCTATAAATAATTTAAATTTTATATTTTTTAAATTTATTAACAATAAAATTAAGCCAGTAAAAAACAATCTATAAAAACTCACCCATTCTACTGCAAAATCTTTTTCAAATAAATACTCAGCCAAAACTCCGCTAATAGCCCAAAATATCCCGCCAAGTATGACAAAAAATACTCCCAAAGAACTATCCTTTAACCATATATAATGTTTAATTTTATATAATGATGCAATTATACATTTTTTGTAGTATTTTAAGGAAAATTATGACTTATTTAGAGATTGATGGAGTTACAAATTTAAGCGGAGAAGTGATTATAAGCGGTGCAAAAAAT
The genomic region above belongs to Campylobacter peloridis LMG 23910 and contains:
- a CDS encoding DMT family transporter encodes the protein MGVFFVILGGIFWAISGVLAEYLFEKDFAVEWVSFYRLFFTGLILLLINLKNIKFKLFIDKKEFSSLLIFAFFGLIITQYGYFKAIFYTDAGTATMIQYSAPLIVMLYVCFLEKRKAKAIELLALFLIIFALFLLLSGGDITQLNFNIIGILWAIASAFGVVFYSLSARAIILKYGLFLIMGLASLIASFLLFVLLQGNIPKYDFSLNSFLAMGGIIFIGTIGAFGLYLKGVELIGPLRASMIACIEPVAAAFMSFLFLGTFYSLVDLLAFALIILSVFLNARKY